From the genome of Streptomyces sp. NBC_01260, one region includes:
- a CDS encoding S8 family serine peptidase: protein MAMKSRRSRHAALAAVVLAGTLAVTPGAATASTPDPSQRVLVELSGNPAVTAAPGGSLLSAEAARGVGAARRALDARQETFLGSAKSAGLHPSATRKLGLLIDAVAMTVPASEVGRLSSLPGVTAVRPDTRVLTKTDVSVPLIGAPGVWQRRDPAGSRVTGKGTTVAILDSGVDYTHPDLGGGLGKGHKVVGGHDFVNGDEDPMDDNGHGTHVAGIIAGRAAEKGGVTGVAPGANLLAYKVMDADGSGYTSDIIAGVEAASDPANPHRADVINMSLGGPGDGTDPLGRAATAAVRAGVVVVAAAGNDGPGTGTVSSPATADGVVAVGASTSGLRLPSAYLAGKKPELIQTYRGILSANPPGHPVTAPLVDVGQGTAEDWKRVGDVRGKIVRAEMLIAADTRYLTASAVDWAKEAEKRGAIAVLAGLPSNSGPVFVAGAPGEVRPPEVNPEPGVAQVPSSSARIDASGDSLRMDHLVVMGIDSTQYTELSSRLAAGKVSVTLRGTDTTDRIASFSSRGPTQGFGLKPDLVAPGVEIRSTIPKSLYGPGQYRMSGTSMAAPHVAGAAALLRQLHPGRTPAEIKAELIGTAKPLSGSGPTTQGSGRLDVAAAASATVSASPASVSFGLADLSRRQVGGTAKVTLRNSGKRPVTTSLRTDGPATVSAKRVTVPAGGTATVTVSLRVARPAADTEISGRLTATPDRGPAIGVPYLLAVRHLAVQAAPDPSDGHSTVHIAPPTRLATPPVVTVTPPRGKAVYVTSTLDPASGYYRAQVTGSVAGAYRVSVRGTAATGQLLTGASAFEVTPVDSREDRWEPVGPNSEAGSVALSPSRPRQAVLTQYQKAAPWLTTDNGTSWRQLGRLPVADGTGPLVVDAKNPDRWWYAVNSVHDGSRRGAVLRTDDNGRTWRTLDVPDTRIAALVADERTRTLVAVTSDALLVSTDAGDHWTTYPTGVTGGIIAATVTGDTLYMTTYHGVWARSGIGSGDPGEARLLLAPSGGAVGGLAADSSVVAVYVPGRGVVGSRDGGETWTTLLSMTDGGLRLTISGDDLYLSTLSGSGRLSRDHGQTWTTVAAPSRAALPVDYDRWADGSVTVSSEQDGLYRGAADGTGYRRIGVQGLTVNDLAVSDGHLLAATDSAVYRTALPVASPEWGQSRGEGMRGVTVPQLAVSAKDPKVIWKVRRTAFGSFTVERSGDGGATWEERGSSAEVPTALLVHPADPNRVMVSFRSLLGEGLFATSDGGATWKNLYHEGFFDTIVGDPADPLRLWLGNRSGLYRSDDGGVTVTKVADGPVTAIDLDGRRLVVGGESVRVSTDGGRTFRTADTGALAIHVSDLLRVKNTLYAATTSSGASGLPQGGRGVLRSTDHGLSWHNISTGLQNTDTTKLAASPDGRTLYVGTVDGGVHRLDLRH from the coding sequence ATGGCAATGAAGTCACGAAGATCGCGTCATGCCGCCCTCGCCGCCGTTGTTCTCGCCGGCACGTTGGCGGTGACACCGGGTGCCGCCACCGCGTCCACGCCCGACCCGTCGCAACGAGTGCTCGTCGAACTGTCCGGGAACCCAGCGGTCACCGCCGCGCCCGGTGGATCGCTGCTGTCCGCCGAGGCCGCCCGCGGCGTCGGCGCCGCCCGCCGCGCGCTCGACGCGCGGCAGGAGACGTTCCTCGGCTCGGCGAAGAGCGCCGGGCTGCACCCTTCGGCGACCCGCAAACTGGGTCTGCTCATCGATGCCGTGGCAATGACGGTGCCCGCGTCCGAGGTGGGGCGGCTGTCCTCGCTGCCGGGCGTCACCGCCGTCCGCCCCGACACCCGGGTGCTGACGAAGACGGACGTCAGCGTGCCGCTGATCGGCGCACCCGGCGTCTGGCAGCGCAGAGACCCGGCCGGAAGCCGCGTCACCGGCAAGGGGACCACCGTCGCGATCCTGGACAGCGGCGTGGACTACACCCACCCCGACCTGGGAGGCGGGCTCGGCAAGGGGCACAAGGTCGTCGGCGGGCACGACTTCGTCAACGGTGACGAGGACCCGATGGACGACAACGGCCACGGCACCCACGTCGCCGGCATCATCGCGGGCAGGGCGGCCGAGAAGGGCGGCGTCACCGGCGTGGCGCCCGGCGCGAATCTGCTGGCCTACAAGGTGATGGACGCCGACGGCTCCGGCTACACGTCGGACATCATCGCCGGTGTCGAGGCTGCCTCCGACCCGGCCAACCCGCACCGCGCCGACGTCATCAACATGAGCCTCGGCGGCCCCGGCGACGGCACCGACCCGCTGGGCCGCGCCGCGACAGCGGCCGTGCGAGCCGGTGTGGTCGTGGTGGCCGCGGCCGGCAACGACGGACCCGGCACGGGTACGGTCAGCAGCCCCGCAACGGCCGACGGCGTCGTCGCGGTCGGCGCGTCGACAAGCGGTCTGCGGCTGCCCAGCGCCTATCTGGCAGGCAAGAAACCCGAGTTGATCCAGACCTACCGCGGCATCCTGTCCGCGAACCCGCCGGGGCACCCCGTCACGGCGCCGCTCGTCGATGTCGGCCAGGGCACCGCCGAGGACTGGAAGCGGGTCGGCGACGTACGCGGAAAGATCGTACGGGCCGAGATGCTCATCGCCGCCGACACCCGGTACCTGACGGCGAGCGCCGTGGACTGGGCGAAGGAGGCGGAGAAGCGCGGCGCGATCGCCGTGCTGGCCGGCCTGCCCTCCAACAGCGGCCCGGTGTTCGTCGCCGGAGCGCCGGGAGAGGTCCGGCCGCCGGAGGTGAACCCTGAGCCGGGAGTGGCCCAGGTGCCGTCCTCGTCCGCGCGGATCGACGCCTCCGGCGACTCGCTGCGCATGGACCACCTGGTGGTCATGGGCATCGACTCGACCCAGTACACGGAGTTGAGCTCCCGGCTCGCCGCCGGGAAGGTGTCGGTGACGCTGCGCGGCACCGACACCACCGACCGGATCGCCTCGTTCTCCTCACGCGGTCCCACACAGGGCTTCGGTCTGAAGCCCGATCTGGTCGCGCCGGGTGTGGAGATCCGCTCCACGATACCCAAGTCGCTGTACGGACCCGGCCAGTACCGCATGTCGGGCACGTCGATGGCGGCCCCGCACGTCGCCGGCGCCGCGGCCCTGCTGCGCCAGCTGCACCCCGGCCGGACGCCCGCCGAGATCAAGGCCGAGCTGATCGGCACCGCGAAGCCGCTGAGCGGCAGCGGGCCCACGACGCAGGGCTCGGGCCGGCTCGATGTGGCCGCGGCCGCCTCGGCCACGGTCAGCGCCTCGCCGGCGTCGGTGTCGTTCGGGCTCGCCGATCTGTCCCGGCGTCAGGTCGGCGGCACCGCGAAGGTGACGCTGCGCAACTCCGGCAAGCGGCCGGTCACGACCTCGCTGCGGACCGACGGTCCGGCCACGGTCTCGGCGAAGCGGGTCACCGTGCCGGCCGGAGGGACCGCGACCGTCACGGTCTCGCTGCGCGTCGCCCGACCGGCGGCCGACACCGAGATCAGCGGCCGTCTCACGGCGACTCCCGACCGGGGACCGGCGATCGGGGTGCCCTACCTGCTCGCCGTCCGTCATCTGGCCGTCCAGGCCGCACCCGACCCGAGCGACGGTCACTCGACCGTGCACATCGCCCCGCCGACCCGGCTGGCCACACCGCCGGTCGTCACCGTCACCCCGCCTCGTGGCAAGGCCGTCTACGTCACTTCCACGCTCGATCCCGCCAGCGGCTACTACCGGGCCCAGGTGACCGGCAGCGTGGCCGGCGCCTACCGGGTCTCGGTACGCGGCACCGCCGCCACCGGGCAACTGCTCACCGGCGCCAGTGCCTTCGAGGTCACCCCGGTCGACAGCCGCGAGGACCGCTGGGAGCCGGTCGGCCCCAACAGCGAGGCCGGTTCCGTCGCCCTCTCGCCGAGCCGGCCGCGGCAGGCCGTCCTCACCCAGTACCAGAAGGCGGCCCCCTGGCTGACCACCGACAACGGCACCTCCTGGCGCCAGTTGGGACGACTGCCGGTCGCGGACGGCACGGGTCCGCTCGTGGTCGACGCGAAGAATCCCGACCGCTGGTGGTACGCCGTGAACAGTGTTCACGACGGCAGCCGCCGGGGCGCCGTCCTGCGCACCGACGACAACGGGCGTACCTGGCGCACGCTCGACGTCCCGGACACCCGCATCGCGGCGCTCGTCGCCGATGAGCGGACCCGCACCCTGGTCGCGGTCACCTCGGACGCGCTGCTGGTCAGCACGGACGCGGGTGACCACTGGACGACGTATCCGACCGGCGTCACCGGCGGCATCATCGCCGCCACCGTCACCGGTGACACCCTCTATATGACGACGTATCACGGCGTCTGGGCCCGCTCCGGTATCGGCTCGGGCGACCCCGGCGAGGCGCGCCTGCTCCTCGCCCCGTCCGGCGGGGCCGTCGGCGGGCTGGCCGCCGACTCCTCGGTCGTGGCGGTGTATGTCCCGGGCCGGGGAGTTGTCGGTTCCCGTGACGGCGGGGAGACCTGGACCACCCTGTTGTCCATGACGGACGGCGGCCTCCGCCTGACCATCTCGGGTGACGACCTGTACCTGAGCACGCTGTCCGGCAGCGGCCGTCTCAGCCGCGACCACGGGCAGACGTGGACCACGGTCGCCGCGCCGTCGCGCGCAGCGCTACCGGTGGACTACGACCGTTGGGCCGACGGTTCCGTCACCGTCTCCAGCGAGCAGGACGGTCTCTACCGGGGTGCCGCGGACGGCACCGGATATCGGCGGATCGGCGTCCAGGGACTGACCGTCAACGATCTCGCGGTCAGTGACGGCCATCTTCTCGCCGCCACCGACAGCGCGGTCTACCGCACCGCCCTTCCCGTCGCGAGCCCGGAGTGGGGCCAGTCGCGCGGCGAGGGCATGAGGGGCGTCACCGTTCCGCAACTCGCCGTGTCGGCCAAGGATCCGAAGGTGATCTGGAAGGTGCGGCGCACCGCGTTCGGCTCATTCACCGTCGAGCGCAGCGGCGACGGCGGTGCCACCTGGGAGGAGAGGGGCAGTTCGGCGGAGGTGCCGACGGCGCTCCTGGTCCACCCCGCCGACCCGAACCGGGTCATGGTCAGCTTCCGAAGCCTGCTGGGAGAGGGGCTGTTCGCCACCAGCGACGGCGGCGCAACGTGGAAGAACCTCTACCACGAGGGCTTCTTCGACACCATCGTGGGCGATCCCGCCGATCCGCTGCGCCTGTGGCTCGGCAACCGTTCCGGTCTCTACCGGTCGGACGACGGCGGGGTGACCGTCACCAAAGTCGCCGACGGCCCGGTGACCGCGATCGACCTCGACGGACGGCGTCTCGTCGTCGGCGGCGAGAGCGTCCGCGTCAGCACCGACGGCGGCCGGACGTTCCGCACCGCGGACACCGGCGCTCTCGCGATCCATGTCTCCGATTTGCTCCGGGTCAAGAACACGCTCTACGCGGCCACCACCAGTTCCGGGGCCAGCGGCCTCCCCCAAGGCGGCCGGGGCGTACTGCGCAGCACCGACCACGGTCTGAGCTGGCACAACATCTCAACCGGCCTGCAGAACACCGACACCACCAAACTGGCCGCGAGCCCCGACGGCCGCACGCTCTACGTCGGCACCGTCGACGGCGGCGTGCACCGTCTCGACCTGCGCCACTGA
- a CDS encoding helix-turn-helix domain-containing protein has translation MTPETPQLTAAGIDPFDESVYRAVLTRRTAAPAELTADLDCSAERVARALDRLRDHGLVGRLAGSRRRYAAIEPGAAVEALVRARSNELERVRSAADELSRLFAAARTGATYEDEVEITTGSEALGRWFVRLQQEAHEDVMTLDRPPYALTTSNPVEATALGRGVRYRAVYAPEALEWPGVLDDIRELVRHGEQARVLPGLGIKLAIADRKLALMPLSLDLNDVRAAVIRPSTLLDALTGYWEMCWQQALPLNAPAEDPLGEEDRLVLTLLVSGLKDEAIARQLGWSVRTMRRRISRLHDLLGAANRFQAGVIAARRGWL, from the coding sequence ATGACTCCTGAGACACCGCAACTCACGGCGGCAGGCATCGATCCGTTCGACGAGAGCGTCTACCGGGCCGTCCTGACCCGGCGGACGGCGGCGCCTGCCGAACTCACCGCGGACCTCGACTGTTCGGCCGAGCGCGTCGCCAGGGCGCTGGACCGGCTCCGCGACCACGGGCTGGTCGGCCGGCTCGCCGGCTCCCGCCGCCGGTACGCCGCGATCGAGCCGGGCGCCGCCGTCGAGGCGCTGGTGCGGGCCAGAAGCAATGAGCTGGAGCGGGTCCGTTCGGCGGCCGACGAGCTGTCCCGGCTGTTCGCCGCCGCGCGCACCGGCGCGACCTATGAGGACGAGGTGGAGATCACCACCGGCAGCGAGGCGCTCGGCCGCTGGTTCGTCCGCCTTCAGCAGGAGGCCCACGAGGACGTGATGACCCTGGACCGGCCGCCGTACGCCCTGACCACCTCCAACCCGGTGGAGGCGACGGCGCTCGGCCGCGGCGTACGGTACCGCGCGGTCTACGCCCCCGAGGCCCTGGAATGGCCGGGCGTCCTCGACGACATCCGCGAGCTGGTCCGGCACGGCGAACAGGCCCGCGTCCTGCCCGGCCTGGGCATCAAACTCGCCATCGCCGACCGCAAGCTCGCCCTGATGCCGCTCTCCCTCGACCTCAACGACGTCCGCGCCGCGGTGATCCGCCCGTCCACCCTGCTCGATGCCCTCACCGGCTACTGGGAAATGTGCTGGCAGCAGGCCCTGCCCCTCAACGCACCCGCCGAGGACCCCCTCGGCGAGGAGGACAGACTCGTCCTCACCCTCCTGGTCAGCGGCCTCAAGGACGAGGCGATAGCCCGCCAGCTCGGCTGGTCCGTGCGCACCATGCGCCGTCGCATCAGCCGCCTGCACGACCTCCTCGGCGCCGCCAACCGCTTCCAGGCCGGAGTGATCGCGGCCCGCCGCGGTTGGTTGTGA